A single genomic interval of Lynx canadensis isolate LIC74 chromosome A2, mLynCan4.pri.v2, whole genome shotgun sequence harbors:
- the AP3D1 gene encoding AP-3 complex subunit delta-1 isoform X2, protein MALKMVKGSIDRMFDKNLQDLVRGIRNHKEDEAKYISQCIDEIKQELKQDNIAVKANAVCKLTYLQMLGYDISWAAFNIIEVMSASKFTFKRIGYLAASQCFHEGTDVIMLTTNQIRKDLSSPSQYDTGVALTGLSCFVTPDLARDLANDIMTLMSHTKPYIRKKAVLIMYKVFLKYPESLRPAFPRLKEKLEDPDPGVQSAAVNVICELARRNPKNYLSLAPLFFKLMTSSTNNWVLIKIIKLFGALTPLEPRLGKKLIEPLTNLIHSTSAMSLLYECVNTVIAVLISLSSGMPNHSASIQLCVQKLRILIEDSDQNLKYLGLLAMSKILRTHPKSVQAHKDLVLQCLDDKDESIRLRALDLLYGMVSKKNLVEIVKKLMSHVDKAEGTTYRDELLTKIIDICSQCNYQHITNFQWYISVLVELTRLEGTRHGHLIAAQMLDVAIRVKAIRKFAVSQMSALLDSAHLVASSTQRNGICEVLYAAAWICGEFSEHLQEPQQTLEAMLRPKVTTLPGHIQAVYVQNVVKLYASILQQKEQAAEAEAAQDVTQLMVERLPQFVQSADLEVQERASCVLQLVKHIQKLQAKDVPVAEEVSALFAGELNPVAPKAQKKVPVPEGLDLDAWINEPPSDSESEDEKPKAIFHDEEQRHAKQRQPEAEEEELARRREARKQEQANNPFYIKSSPSPQKRYQDMPGVEHIPVVQIDLSVPLKVPGMPVSDQYVKLQEEREHRQRLEKDRRRRKKKDKDKRGKPRRHSSLHTESDEDIAPAQRVDIVTEEMPENALPSDEDDKDPNDPYRALDVDLDRPLADSERLPVQKHRNAETTKSPEKEDVPVVEKKIKKPRKKEKKHREKEREKKEKRKEEKEGEDFDFWLSTAPLPAAAPAPAPGEPGANTVTAAPEGGGEEPRREERGDEDEDGDNERDPEKPSKHKKKKPKKEKEERAKDKKKPKKQQPPGEEAAEPVENGALADEPLPPMSSLLPPGRELLHQDDLRHPGQPAEGRQVTVSIVLENQEQQLPEGHGVQTCWTSLNTSWPRPEGSSVHDGVPVPFQLPPGISNEAQFVFTIQSIVMAQKLKGTLSFIARKMKGRPTRSWTSSCTSAVPRTWSRRPATVTPLPSCWSLGT, encoded by the exons GCAAAGTATATCTCTCAGTGCATTGATGAAATCAAGCAAGAGCTGAAGCAAGACAACATTGCAGTAAAAGCCAACGCGGTCTGCAAGCTGACCTAC TTACAAATGTTGGGCTATGACATCAGCTGGGCTGCCTTCAACATCATAGAAGTGATGAGCGCCTCCAAGTTCACGTTCAAG CGGATCGGCTACCTCGCTGCTTCCCAGTGCTTTCACGAGGGGACCGACGTCATCATGCTGACGACGAACCAGATCCGCAAG gACCTGAGCAGCCCCAGCCAGTACGACACTGGCGTTGCACTGACTGGCCTGTCCTGTTTTGTTACCCCAGATCTTGCCAGAGACTTGGCCAACGACATCATGACACTG ATGTCGCACACCAAGCCGTACATTCGGAAGAAGGCTGTCCTGATCATGTACAAGGTGTTCCTGAAGTACCCCGAGTCCCTACGCCCCGCGTTCCCCCGCCTGAAGGAGAAGCTGGAGGACCCCGATCCCG GGGTCCAGTCGGCCGCAGTCAACGTCATCTGTGAACTGGCCAGGCGTAACCCCAAAAACTACCTTTCCCTTGCCCCCCTGTTCTTCAAGCTGATGACCTCCTCAACCAACAACTGGGTCCTCATCAAGATTATCAAACTG TTTGGTGCTCTGACCCCCTTGGAGCCACGGTTGGGCAAGAAGCTGATCGAGCCTCTCACCAACCTGATCCACAG CACATCCGCCATGTCTCTTCTGTACGAGTGCGTGAACACCGTCATCGCAG TGCTCATCTCCCTGTCCTCCGGCATGCCGAACCACAGCGCCAGCATCCAG CTCTGTGTCCAGAAATTGAGGATATTGATAGAAGACTCCGACCAGAACT TGAAATACCTGGGCCTGCTGGCCATGTCCAAGATCCTCAGGACGCACCCCAAGTCCGTGCAGGCCCACAAGGACCTCGTCCTGCAGTGTCTGGACGACAAGGACGAGTCCATCCGCCTGCGGGCCCTCGACCTCCTGTACGGAATG gtgtCCAAGAAGAACCTGGTGGAGATCGTCAAAAAGCTGATGAGCCACGTGGACAAGGCCGAGGGCACGACCTACCGCGACGAGCTGCTCACCAAGATCATCGACATCTGCAGCCAGTGCAACTATCAGCACATCACCAACTTCCAGTG GTACATCAGCGTCCTGGTGGAGCTGACCCGGCTGGAAGGCACCCGCCACGGCCACCTCATCGCCGCGCAGATGCTGGACGTGGCCATCCGCGTGAAGGCCATCCGCAAGTTCGCCGTGTCGCAGATGTCCGCGCTGCTCGACAGCGCCCACCTGGTGGCCAGCAGCACCCAGCGCAACGGCATCTGCGAGGTGCTCTACGCGGCCGCCTGGATCTGCGGGGAGTTCTCCGA GCACCTGCAGGAGCCCCAGCAGACCCTCGAGGCCATGCTGCGGCCTAAAGTCACTACCCTACCCGGCCACATCCAGGCCGTGTACGTGCAGAACGTGGTCAAGCTCTACGCGTCCATCCTGCAGCAGAAGGAGCAGgcggcggaggcggaggcggccCAGGACGTCACCCAGCTCATGGTGGAGCGGCTGCCCCAGTTTGTGCAGAGCGCGGACCTGGAGGTCCAGGAGCGG GCGTCCTGCGTCTTGCAGCTGGTCAAGCACATCCAGAAGCTTCAGGCCAAGGACGTGCCGGTAGCAGAAGAAGTGAGTGCCCTCTTTGCTGGAGAGCTGAACCCAGTGGCTCCCAAGGCGCAGAAGAAGGTTCCAGTTCCTGAAGG CCTGGACCTGGACGCTTGGATCAATGAGCCACCCTCGGACAGCGAGTCTGAGGACGAGAAGCCCAAGGCCATCTTCCACGACGAGGAGCAGCGCCATGCCAAGCAGCGGCAGccggaggcagaggaggaggagctggcccGG CGTCGAGAAGCCCGGAAGCAGGAACAGGCTAACAACCCTTTCTACATCAAAAGTTCCCCATCTCCCCAAAAG CGGTACCAGGACATGCCCGGAGTGGAACATATCCCCGTGGTGCAGATAGACCTCTCGGTGCCCCTGAAAGTGCCAG GGATGCCCGTGTCGGACCAGTACGTGAAgctgcaggaggagagggagcacCGGCAGAGGCTGGAGAAGGACAGGAGGCggaggaagaagaaggacaaGGACAAGAGGGGCAAGCCGCGGCGCCACAGCTCGCTGCACACAGAGAGCGACGAGGACATCGCCCCGGCGCAGCGGGTGGACATCGTCACCGAGGAGATGCCTGAG AACGCTCTCCCCAGCGACGAGGACGACAAAGACCCCAACGACCCTTACAGGGCCCTGGACGTCGACCTGGACAG GCCCCTGGCCGACAGCGAGAGGCTGCCCGTCCAGAAACACAGAAACGCCGAGACTACCAAGTCCCCCGAAAAGGAGGACGTCCCTGTCGTGGAGAAGAAGATCAAAAAgcccaggaagaaagagaagaagcacagagagaaagagcgagagaagaaggagaagaggaaggaggagaaggag GGCGAGGACTTCGATTTCTGGCTGTCCACCGCCCCGCTGCCCgccgcggccccggccccggccccg GGAGAGCCTGGAGCGAACACTGTCACCGCTGCCCCTGAGGGAGGGGGCGAGGAGCCCAGGAGAGAGGAGCGAGGCGACGAGGACGAGGACGGAGACAATGAGCGGGACCCCGAGAAG CCTTCAAAGCACAAGAAGAAGAAGcccaagaaggagaaggaggagagagccaAGGACAAGAAGAAACCCAAGAAGCAGCAGCCTCCAGGTGAAGAGGCGGCAGAGCCCGTGGAGAACGGCGCGCTCGCTGACGAGCCTCTCCCG CCCATGTCCAGCTTACTGCCTCCTGGCCGAGAACTCCTACATCAAGATG ACCTACGACATCCAGGGCAGCCTGCAGAAGGACGCCAGGTCACCGTGTCCATCGTCCTGGAGAATCAAGAGCAGCAGCTTCCTGAAGGGCATGGAGTTCAAACGTGCTGGACCTCGCTCAACACCAGCTGGCCACGGCCAGAGGGCTCCTCCGTCCACGACGGCGTCCCCGTGCCTTTCCAATTGCCC CCAGGCATCTCCAACGAGGCCCAGTTTGTATTCACCATTCAGAGTATCGTCATGGCCCAGAAGCTCAAGGGGACCCTGTCCTTCATTGCAAG AAAGATGAAGGGTCGACCCACGAGAAGCTGGACTTCAAGCTGCACTTCAGCTGTACCTCGTACTTGGTCACGACGCCCTGCTACAG
- the AP3D1 gene encoding AP-3 complex subunit delta-1 isoform X1 codes for MALKMVKGSIDRMFDKNLQDLVRGIRNHKEDEAKYISQCIDEIKQELKQDNIAVKANAVCKLTYLQMLGYDISWAAFNIIEVMSASKFTFKRIGYLAASQCFHEGTDVIMLTTNQIRKDLSSPSQYDTGVALTGLSCFVTPDLARDLANDIMTLMSHTKPYIRKKAVLIMYKVFLKYPESLRPAFPRLKEKLEDPDPGVQSAAVNVICELARRNPKNYLSLAPLFFKLMTSSTNNWVLIKIIKLFGALTPLEPRLGKKLIEPLTNLIHSTSAMSLLYECVNTVIAVLISLSSGMPNHSASIQLCVQKLRILIEDSDQNLKYLGLLAMSKILRTHPKSVQAHKDLVLQCLDDKDESIRLRALDLLYGMVSKKNLVEIVKKLMSHVDKAEGTTYRDELLTKIIDICSQCNYQHITNFQWYISVLVELTRLEGTRHGHLIAAQMLDVAIRVKAIRKFAVSQMSALLDSAHLVASSTQRNGICEVLYAAAWICGEFSEHLQEPQQTLEAMLRPKVTTLPGHIQAVYVQNVVKLYASILQQKEQAAEAEAAQDVTQLMVERLPQFVQSADLEVQERASCVLQLVKHIQKLQAKDVPVAEEVSALFAGELNPVAPKAQKKVPVPEGLDLDAWINEPPSDSESEDEKPKAIFHDEEQRHAKQRQPEAEEEELARRREARKQEQANNPFYIKSSPSPQKRYQDMPGVEHIPVVQIDLSVPLKVPGMPVSDQYVKLQEEREHRQRLEKDRRRRKKKDKDKRGKPRRHSSLHTESDEDIAPAQRVDIVTEEMPENALPSDEDDKDPNDPYRALDVDLDRPLADSERLPVQKHRNAETTKSPEKEDVPVVEKKIKKPRKKEKKHREKEREKKEKRKEEKEGEDFDFWLSTAPLPAAAPAPAPGEPGANTVTAAPEGGGEEPRREERGDEDEDGDNERDPEKKPSKHKKKKPKKEKEERAKDKKKPKKQQPPGEEAAEPVENGALADEPLPPMSSLLPPGRELLHQDDLRHPGQPAEGRQVTVSIVLENQEQQLPEGHGVQTCWTSLNTSWPRPEGSSVHDGVPVPFQLPPGISNEAQFVFTIQSIVMAQKLKGTLSFIARKMKGRPTRSWTSSCTSAVPRTWSRRPATVTPLPSCWSLGT; via the exons GCAAAGTATATCTCTCAGTGCATTGATGAAATCAAGCAAGAGCTGAAGCAAGACAACATTGCAGTAAAAGCCAACGCGGTCTGCAAGCTGACCTAC TTACAAATGTTGGGCTATGACATCAGCTGGGCTGCCTTCAACATCATAGAAGTGATGAGCGCCTCCAAGTTCACGTTCAAG CGGATCGGCTACCTCGCTGCTTCCCAGTGCTTTCACGAGGGGACCGACGTCATCATGCTGACGACGAACCAGATCCGCAAG gACCTGAGCAGCCCCAGCCAGTACGACACTGGCGTTGCACTGACTGGCCTGTCCTGTTTTGTTACCCCAGATCTTGCCAGAGACTTGGCCAACGACATCATGACACTG ATGTCGCACACCAAGCCGTACATTCGGAAGAAGGCTGTCCTGATCATGTACAAGGTGTTCCTGAAGTACCCCGAGTCCCTACGCCCCGCGTTCCCCCGCCTGAAGGAGAAGCTGGAGGACCCCGATCCCG GGGTCCAGTCGGCCGCAGTCAACGTCATCTGTGAACTGGCCAGGCGTAACCCCAAAAACTACCTTTCCCTTGCCCCCCTGTTCTTCAAGCTGATGACCTCCTCAACCAACAACTGGGTCCTCATCAAGATTATCAAACTG TTTGGTGCTCTGACCCCCTTGGAGCCACGGTTGGGCAAGAAGCTGATCGAGCCTCTCACCAACCTGATCCACAG CACATCCGCCATGTCTCTTCTGTACGAGTGCGTGAACACCGTCATCGCAG TGCTCATCTCCCTGTCCTCCGGCATGCCGAACCACAGCGCCAGCATCCAG CTCTGTGTCCAGAAATTGAGGATATTGATAGAAGACTCCGACCAGAACT TGAAATACCTGGGCCTGCTGGCCATGTCCAAGATCCTCAGGACGCACCCCAAGTCCGTGCAGGCCCACAAGGACCTCGTCCTGCAGTGTCTGGACGACAAGGACGAGTCCATCCGCCTGCGGGCCCTCGACCTCCTGTACGGAATG gtgtCCAAGAAGAACCTGGTGGAGATCGTCAAAAAGCTGATGAGCCACGTGGACAAGGCCGAGGGCACGACCTACCGCGACGAGCTGCTCACCAAGATCATCGACATCTGCAGCCAGTGCAACTATCAGCACATCACCAACTTCCAGTG GTACATCAGCGTCCTGGTGGAGCTGACCCGGCTGGAAGGCACCCGCCACGGCCACCTCATCGCCGCGCAGATGCTGGACGTGGCCATCCGCGTGAAGGCCATCCGCAAGTTCGCCGTGTCGCAGATGTCCGCGCTGCTCGACAGCGCCCACCTGGTGGCCAGCAGCACCCAGCGCAACGGCATCTGCGAGGTGCTCTACGCGGCCGCCTGGATCTGCGGGGAGTTCTCCGA GCACCTGCAGGAGCCCCAGCAGACCCTCGAGGCCATGCTGCGGCCTAAAGTCACTACCCTACCCGGCCACATCCAGGCCGTGTACGTGCAGAACGTGGTCAAGCTCTACGCGTCCATCCTGCAGCAGAAGGAGCAGgcggcggaggcggaggcggccCAGGACGTCACCCAGCTCATGGTGGAGCGGCTGCCCCAGTTTGTGCAGAGCGCGGACCTGGAGGTCCAGGAGCGG GCGTCCTGCGTCTTGCAGCTGGTCAAGCACATCCAGAAGCTTCAGGCCAAGGACGTGCCGGTAGCAGAAGAAGTGAGTGCCCTCTTTGCTGGAGAGCTGAACCCAGTGGCTCCCAAGGCGCAGAAGAAGGTTCCAGTTCCTGAAGG CCTGGACCTGGACGCTTGGATCAATGAGCCACCCTCGGACAGCGAGTCTGAGGACGAGAAGCCCAAGGCCATCTTCCACGACGAGGAGCAGCGCCATGCCAAGCAGCGGCAGccggaggcagaggaggaggagctggcccGG CGTCGAGAAGCCCGGAAGCAGGAACAGGCTAACAACCCTTTCTACATCAAAAGTTCCCCATCTCCCCAAAAG CGGTACCAGGACATGCCCGGAGTGGAACATATCCCCGTGGTGCAGATAGACCTCTCGGTGCCCCTGAAAGTGCCAG GGATGCCCGTGTCGGACCAGTACGTGAAgctgcaggaggagagggagcacCGGCAGAGGCTGGAGAAGGACAGGAGGCggaggaagaagaaggacaaGGACAAGAGGGGCAAGCCGCGGCGCCACAGCTCGCTGCACACAGAGAGCGACGAGGACATCGCCCCGGCGCAGCGGGTGGACATCGTCACCGAGGAGATGCCTGAG AACGCTCTCCCCAGCGACGAGGACGACAAAGACCCCAACGACCCTTACAGGGCCCTGGACGTCGACCTGGACAG GCCCCTGGCCGACAGCGAGAGGCTGCCCGTCCAGAAACACAGAAACGCCGAGACTACCAAGTCCCCCGAAAAGGAGGACGTCCCTGTCGTGGAGAAGAAGATCAAAAAgcccaggaagaaagagaagaagcacagagagaaagagcgagagaagaaggagaagaggaaggaggagaaggag GGCGAGGACTTCGATTTCTGGCTGTCCACCGCCCCGCTGCCCgccgcggccccggccccggccccg GGAGAGCCTGGAGCGAACACTGTCACCGCTGCCCCTGAGGGAGGGGGCGAGGAGCCCAGGAGAGAGGAGCGAGGCGACGAGGACGAGGACGGAGACAATGAGCGGGACCCCGAGAAG AAGCCTTCAAAGCACAAGAAGAAGAAGcccaagaaggagaaggaggagagagccaAGGACAAGAAGAAACCCAAGAAGCAGCAGCCTCCAGGTGAAGAGGCGGCAGAGCCCGTGGAGAACGGCGCGCTCGCTGACGAGCCTCTCCCG CCCATGTCCAGCTTACTGCCTCCTGGCCGAGAACTCCTACATCAAGATG ACCTACGACATCCAGGGCAGCCTGCAGAAGGACGCCAGGTCACCGTGTCCATCGTCCTGGAGAATCAAGAGCAGCAGCTTCCTGAAGGGCATGGAGTTCAAACGTGCTGGACCTCGCTCAACACCAGCTGGCCACGGCCAGAGGGCTCCTCCGTCCACGACGGCGTCCCCGTGCCTTTCCAATTGCCC CCAGGCATCTCCAACGAGGCCCAGTTTGTATTCACCATTCAGAGTATCGTCATGGCCCAGAAGCTCAAGGGGACCCTGTCCTTCATTGCAAG AAAGATGAAGGGTCGACCCACGAGAAGCTGGACTTCAAGCTGCACTTCAGCTGTACCTCGTACTTGGTCACGACGCCCTGCTACAG
- the AP3D1 gene encoding AP-3 complex subunit delta-1 isoform X3, with translation MALKMVKGSIDRMFDKNLQDLVRGIRNHKEDEAKYISQCIDEIKQELKQDNIAVKANAVCKLTYLQMLGYDISWAAFNIIEVMSASKFTFKRIGYLAASQCFHEGTDVIMLTTNQIRKDLSSPSQYDTGVALTGLSCFVTPDLARDLANDIMTLMSHTKPYIRKKAVLIMYKVFLKYPESLRPAFPRLKEKLEDPDPGVQSAAVNVICELARRNPKNYLSLAPLFFKLMTSSTNNWVLIKIIKLFGALTPLEPRLGKKLIEPLTNLIHSTSAMSLLYECVNTVIAVLISLSSGMPNHSASIQLCVQKLRILIEDSDQNLKYLGLLAMSKILRTHPKSVQAHKDLVLQCLDDKDESIRLRALDLLYGMVSKKNLVEIVKKLMSHVDKAEGTTYRDELLTKIIDICSQCNYQHITNFQWYISVLVELTRLEGTRHGHLIAAQMLDVAIRVKAIRKFAVSQMSALLDSAHLVASSTQRNGICEVLYAAAWICGEFSEHLQEPQQTLEAMLRPKVTTLPGHIQAVYVQNVVKLYASILQQKEQAAEAEAAQDVTQLMVERLPQFVQSADLEVQERASCVLQLVKHIQKLQAKDVPVAEEVSALFAGELNPVAPKAQKKVPVPEGLDLDAWINEPPSDSESEDEKPKAIFHDEEQRHAKQRQPEAEEEELARRREARKQEQANNPFYIKSSPSPQKRYQDMPGVEHIPVVQIDLSVPLKVPGMPVSDQYVKLQEEREHRQRLEKDRRRRKKKDKDKRGKPRRHSSLHTESDEDIAPAQRVDIVTEEMPENALPSDEDDKDPNDPYRALDVDLDRPLADSERLPVQKHRNAETTKSPEKEDVPVVEKKIKKPRKKEKKHREKEREKKEKRKEEKEGEDFDFWLSTAPLPAAAPAPAPGEPGANTVTAAPEGGGEEPRREERGDEDEDGDNERDPEKKPSKHKKKKPKKEKEERAKDKKKPKKQQPPAHVQLTASWPRTPTSR, from the exons GCAAAGTATATCTCTCAGTGCATTGATGAAATCAAGCAAGAGCTGAAGCAAGACAACATTGCAGTAAAAGCCAACGCGGTCTGCAAGCTGACCTAC TTACAAATGTTGGGCTATGACATCAGCTGGGCTGCCTTCAACATCATAGAAGTGATGAGCGCCTCCAAGTTCACGTTCAAG CGGATCGGCTACCTCGCTGCTTCCCAGTGCTTTCACGAGGGGACCGACGTCATCATGCTGACGACGAACCAGATCCGCAAG gACCTGAGCAGCCCCAGCCAGTACGACACTGGCGTTGCACTGACTGGCCTGTCCTGTTTTGTTACCCCAGATCTTGCCAGAGACTTGGCCAACGACATCATGACACTG ATGTCGCACACCAAGCCGTACATTCGGAAGAAGGCTGTCCTGATCATGTACAAGGTGTTCCTGAAGTACCCCGAGTCCCTACGCCCCGCGTTCCCCCGCCTGAAGGAGAAGCTGGAGGACCCCGATCCCG GGGTCCAGTCGGCCGCAGTCAACGTCATCTGTGAACTGGCCAGGCGTAACCCCAAAAACTACCTTTCCCTTGCCCCCCTGTTCTTCAAGCTGATGACCTCCTCAACCAACAACTGGGTCCTCATCAAGATTATCAAACTG TTTGGTGCTCTGACCCCCTTGGAGCCACGGTTGGGCAAGAAGCTGATCGAGCCTCTCACCAACCTGATCCACAG CACATCCGCCATGTCTCTTCTGTACGAGTGCGTGAACACCGTCATCGCAG TGCTCATCTCCCTGTCCTCCGGCATGCCGAACCACAGCGCCAGCATCCAG CTCTGTGTCCAGAAATTGAGGATATTGATAGAAGACTCCGACCAGAACT TGAAATACCTGGGCCTGCTGGCCATGTCCAAGATCCTCAGGACGCACCCCAAGTCCGTGCAGGCCCACAAGGACCTCGTCCTGCAGTGTCTGGACGACAAGGACGAGTCCATCCGCCTGCGGGCCCTCGACCTCCTGTACGGAATG gtgtCCAAGAAGAACCTGGTGGAGATCGTCAAAAAGCTGATGAGCCACGTGGACAAGGCCGAGGGCACGACCTACCGCGACGAGCTGCTCACCAAGATCATCGACATCTGCAGCCAGTGCAACTATCAGCACATCACCAACTTCCAGTG GTACATCAGCGTCCTGGTGGAGCTGACCCGGCTGGAAGGCACCCGCCACGGCCACCTCATCGCCGCGCAGATGCTGGACGTGGCCATCCGCGTGAAGGCCATCCGCAAGTTCGCCGTGTCGCAGATGTCCGCGCTGCTCGACAGCGCCCACCTGGTGGCCAGCAGCACCCAGCGCAACGGCATCTGCGAGGTGCTCTACGCGGCCGCCTGGATCTGCGGGGAGTTCTCCGA GCACCTGCAGGAGCCCCAGCAGACCCTCGAGGCCATGCTGCGGCCTAAAGTCACTACCCTACCCGGCCACATCCAGGCCGTGTACGTGCAGAACGTGGTCAAGCTCTACGCGTCCATCCTGCAGCAGAAGGAGCAGgcggcggaggcggaggcggccCAGGACGTCACCCAGCTCATGGTGGAGCGGCTGCCCCAGTTTGTGCAGAGCGCGGACCTGGAGGTCCAGGAGCGG GCGTCCTGCGTCTTGCAGCTGGTCAAGCACATCCAGAAGCTTCAGGCCAAGGACGTGCCGGTAGCAGAAGAAGTGAGTGCCCTCTTTGCTGGAGAGCTGAACCCAGTGGCTCCCAAGGCGCAGAAGAAGGTTCCAGTTCCTGAAGG CCTGGACCTGGACGCTTGGATCAATGAGCCACCCTCGGACAGCGAGTCTGAGGACGAGAAGCCCAAGGCCATCTTCCACGACGAGGAGCAGCGCCATGCCAAGCAGCGGCAGccggaggcagaggaggaggagctggcccGG CGTCGAGAAGCCCGGAAGCAGGAACAGGCTAACAACCCTTTCTACATCAAAAGTTCCCCATCTCCCCAAAAG CGGTACCAGGACATGCCCGGAGTGGAACATATCCCCGTGGTGCAGATAGACCTCTCGGTGCCCCTGAAAGTGCCAG GGATGCCCGTGTCGGACCAGTACGTGAAgctgcaggaggagagggagcacCGGCAGAGGCTGGAGAAGGACAGGAGGCggaggaagaagaaggacaaGGACAAGAGGGGCAAGCCGCGGCGCCACAGCTCGCTGCACACAGAGAGCGACGAGGACATCGCCCCGGCGCAGCGGGTGGACATCGTCACCGAGGAGATGCCTGAG AACGCTCTCCCCAGCGACGAGGACGACAAAGACCCCAACGACCCTTACAGGGCCCTGGACGTCGACCTGGACAG GCCCCTGGCCGACAGCGAGAGGCTGCCCGTCCAGAAACACAGAAACGCCGAGACTACCAAGTCCCCCGAAAAGGAGGACGTCCCTGTCGTGGAGAAGAAGATCAAAAAgcccaggaagaaagagaagaagcacagagagaaagagcgagagaagaaggagaagaggaaggaggagaaggag GGCGAGGACTTCGATTTCTGGCTGTCCACCGCCCCGCTGCCCgccgcggccccggccccggccccg GGAGAGCCTGGAGCGAACACTGTCACCGCTGCCCCTGAGGGAGGGGGCGAGGAGCCCAGGAGAGAGGAGCGAGGCGACGAGGACGAGGACGGAGACAATGAGCGGGACCCCGAGAAG AAGCCTTCAAAGCACAAGAAGAAGAAGcccaagaaggagaaggaggagagagccaAGGACAAGAAGAAACCCAAGAAGCAGCAGCCTCCAG CCCATGTCCAGCTTACTGCCTCCTGGCCGAGAACTCCTACATCAAGATG A